The following are from one region of the Noviherbaspirillum sedimenti genome:
- a CDS encoding branched-chain amino acid transaminase produces MSMDDRDGKIWQDGKLIEWRDAKVHVLTHSLHYGMAVFEGVRAYKTAQGTAIFRLEEHTRRLFNSAKIFQLTIPFDFDTVLEAQRQVVRENKLESCYIRPLVWIGSEKLGVSARGNTIHVAVAAWEWGAYLGEEGLSKGIRVKTSSFARHHVNVMLVRAKASGNYINSILANQEALTDGYDEALLLDTEGYVSEGSGENFFIVRNGKLYTPDLASCLDGITRDAVLTLARDHGIEVIEKRITRDEVYCADEAFFTGTAAEITPIRELDNRQIGSGSRGPITEKLQKLFFQVVAGEAPQYQHWLAKV; encoded by the coding sequence ATGTCCATGGATGATCGCGACGGCAAAATCTGGCAAGATGGCAAACTGATCGAATGGCGCGATGCCAAAGTCCATGTGCTGACCCATTCGCTGCACTACGGCATGGCGGTCTTCGAAGGCGTGCGCGCCTACAAGACGGCGCAAGGCACGGCGATTTTCCGCCTGGAAGAACATACCCGCCGCCTGTTCAATTCGGCCAAGATTTTTCAGCTGACCATCCCCTTCGACTTCGACACGGTCCTGGAAGCGCAGCGCCAGGTGGTGCGCGAAAATAAACTTGAATCCTGCTACATCCGCCCGCTGGTGTGGATCGGCTCGGAAAAGCTCGGCGTCTCGGCCAGGGGCAACACCATCCACGTCGCGGTCGCCGCCTGGGAATGGGGCGCCTACCTCGGCGAGGAAGGCCTGAGCAAGGGCATCCGCGTCAAGACGTCATCGTTCGCGCGCCACCACGTCAATGTCATGCTGGTGCGCGCCAAGGCCTCCGGCAATTACATCAACTCGATCCTGGCCAACCAGGAAGCCCTGACCGACGGCTATGACGAAGCACTGCTGCTGGACACCGAAGGTTATGTCTCCGAAGGCTCGGGCGAGAATTTTTTTATAGTCCGGAACGGCAAGCTGTACACGCCCGACCTCGCCTCCTGCCTCGACGGCATCACCCGCGACGCCGTGCTGACGCTGGCGCGCGACCACGGCATCGAGGTGATCGAGAAACGCATCACCCGCGATGAAGTGTACTGCGCCGACGAAGCCTTCTTCACCGGCACTGCCGCCGAAATCACGCCGATCCGCGAACTCGACAACCGCCAGATCGGCAGCGGCAGCCGCGGCCCCATCACCGAAAAACTGCAAAAACTGTTCTTCCAGGTGGTCGCCGGCGAAGCCCCCCAATACCAGCACTGGCTGGCCAAAGTTTGA
- a CDS encoding YheT family hydrolase, with translation MNSATYSAPCWLPGGHLQTIYPATAIAKPAAAFRRERWDAPDGDFVDIDFIDGQAGKPFIVLFHGLEGSSASHYSRALMAHIAALGWSGAVPHFRGCSGELNRAPRFYHSGDAEEIDWVLRRLKGLADARGSTKFYACGVSLGANALLRWIGESQHQAGFVDAACAISAPLDLAGGGGALSRGLNMIYTQVFLNTLKPKCLAKLQQFPGLFDRDVMLGSRNLYEFDNIVTAPLHGYRNTEDYWHRASARHVLSDITIPTLVMNAQNDPFLPARYLPQKASPTVTLDFPKYGGHVGFATGPFPGRLDWLPQRMLRFLQGDTAPCA, from the coding sequence TTGAATTCCGCAACTTACAGCGCGCCCTGCTGGCTGCCGGGCGGCCACCTGCAAACCATCTACCCGGCGACCGCCATCGCCAAGCCGGCGGCGGCCTTCCGGCGCGAGCGCTGGGATGCGCCCGACGGCGACTTCGTCGATATCGATTTCATCGACGGCCAGGCCGGTAAGCCCTTCATCGTGCTGTTCCATGGCCTTGAAGGCTCCTCCGCCAGCCATTACAGCCGCGCGCTGATGGCGCACATCGCCGCGCTCGGCTGGTCTGGCGCGGTACCGCATTTCCGCGGCTGCTCGGGCGAACTGAACCGCGCGCCGCGCTTTTACCATTCCGGCGATGCCGAGGAAATCGACTGGGTACTGCGGCGCCTGAAGGGCCTTGCCGATGCCCGTGGCAGCACGAAGTTCTATGCCTGCGGCGTTTCGCTGGGCGCCAATGCCCTGCTGCGCTGGATCGGCGAATCGCAGCACCAGGCCGGGTTTGTCGATGCCGCCTGCGCGATCTCGGCGCCGCTCGACCTGGCCGGCGGCGGCGGCGCCCTCTCGCGCGGCCTCAACATGATTTACACACAGGTGTTCCTGAACACGCTGAAACCCAAATGCCTGGCCAAGCTGCAGCAATTCCCCGGCCTGTTCGACCGCGACGTGATGCTGGGTTCGCGCAACCTCTACGAATTCGACAATATCGTCACCGCGCCGCTGCATGGCTACCGCAATACCGAGGATTACTGGCACCGTGCCAGCGCCCGCCATGTCCTGTCGGACATCACCATCCCGACCCTGGTCATGAATGCGCAAAACGATCCTTTCTTGCCGGCGCGCTATCTGCCGCAAAAGGCGTCGCCGACGGTCACCCTGGATTTTCCGAAATATGGCGGTCATGTCGGCTTTGCCACCGGCCCTTTCCCGGGACGGCTCGACTGGCTGCCGCAGCGCATGCTGCGTTTCCTGCAGGGTGACACGGCTCCTTGCGCCTGA
- a CDS encoding zinc-finger domain-containing protein: protein MSDNTATTAVEVDGAHALFCPNPNMPIWSSHPRVFLNLDAHGEAKCPYCGTLYRLKPGASVAGH, encoded by the coding sequence ATGAGTGACAACACCGCAACCACAGCCGTTGAAGTCGACGGCGCACATGCCCTGTTTTGCCCCAACCCGAACATGCCGATCTGGTCCTCGCACCCGCGCGTGTTCCTCAACCTGGATGCCCATGGCGAAGCGAAATGCCCATACTGCGGCACGCTCTACCGCTTGAAGCCCGGCGCCAGCGTCGCCGGCCACTAA
- a CDS encoding YybH family protein — MAKSHKPLGTVEQVEAAYYDALSHADIEALMALWAEDDEIVCIHPGAPRLVGHAAIRASWEAIFERGGVHIRPVQLHAAHNLMSAVHNVIEDVGSGPHEGGDMHILATNVYLKTPHGWRLTMHHASIAPGKMPEAQSAAPVLH, encoded by the coding sequence ATGGCCAAGTCACATAAGCCGTTGGGTACCGTCGAGCAAGTCGAAGCGGCCTACTATGACGCCCTCAGCCACGCCGACATCGAGGCCCTGATGGCCTTGTGGGCCGAGGACGACGAAATCGTCTGCATCCATCCGGGCGCGCCGCGCCTGGTCGGCCACGCTGCCATCCGCGCCTCCTGGGAAGCGATCTTCGAGCGCGGCGGCGTGCACATCCGCCCGGTGCAACTGCACGCGGCGCACAACCTGATGAGCGCCGTGCACAACGTCATCGAAGACGTCGGCTCAGGCCCGCACGAAGGCGGCGACATGCACATCCTCGCCACCAATGTCTACCTGAAGACGCCGCACGGCTGGCGCCTGACGATGCACCATGCCAGCATCGCGCCTGGCAAGATGCCGGAGGCGCAATCCGCCGCGCCGGTGCTACATTGA